TTACATGAAATAGGAAGGTTACGAGAAATTACCTTTAGAGATGTCGGTGAAGGAACAAACAAGGCGATTGATTTAGATCGGTTTGATAGATATTATCATCACCTGTTTTTATGGGATAATGTTAAAAAAGAGCTTGCAGGTGCCTATAGAATGGGCTTAGGTAAGGATATTTATAAAAAACATGGAATTAATGGTTTTTATATTCATACTTTATTTAGAATAGAGCCAGAGCTGTACCCGATGATGCAAAATACTATGGAATTAGGTAGGGCTTTTGTTTCAAAGAATTACCAGCAAAAACCAATGCCTTTGTTCTTATTATGGAAAGGAATTGTTCATACAACATTGCGTTATCCAGAGTATAAATATTTAATGGGTGGTGTAAGTATTAGTAATCAGTTTTCTGATTTTTCGAAATCATTAATGATTGAGTTTATGAAGTCTCATTATTACGATCCATATGTAGCACAATATATTCATCCTAAAAAGGAATATAAAGTGAAATTGAAGGATGCAGATAAAGATTTTGTATTTGATGCAACGAAGGCTGATATGCAAAAATTTGATAAAATAATAGATGAAATTGAACCAGGTGCATTACGTATGCCTGTGTTAATTAAAAAGTACGTAAAACAGAATGCTCGTTTGGTTGCTTTTAATGTAGATCCTAAGTTTAACAACGCAATAGATGGGTTATTATATATTAAAGTTGCAGAGATACCAGAGAGCACAGTAAAACCAGTTATGGAAGAATTTCAGGCTGAATTAGAAAGACGTGCTTCAGAAAACATGAATAAATAAATTAGTATATTTTAGTACTGCAATAAATAAAAAAGCATCATACTAAGTATGATGCTTTTTTGTTTACTAAAGTATTTTGTATGTGTAATTTTAAAAAGGGTGATAGATTTTATAAGTATATTACTACTTTCGGTTTTAAAACATTATATGTTATATAATTTAAGCGGTAATAGAGGTAAATAGGTTGTTTTACTGTGGGTTTATAATTAGATACTAAATTATAACGACTCTTTAAAAAGAGTCTAATAGAAGTTGTACAAAAGGAAAAGGGATTTGTTTTAACAAATCCCTTTTCCTTTTCATATATAATGTGTTTTACTTAAAAAATGTTCTAAATATATCATTACCATTTGCAAATAGTAATAGTGTTATTAATAATATAAAACCTGTTATTTGTGCATATTCTAAGAATTTATCACCTGGTTTTTTACCCGTAATCATTTCCCATAAAGTAAATACAACATGACCTCCATCTAAAGCAGGTATAGGTAATAAGTTCATAACACCTAACATAATTGATAGGAAAGCTGTAATGTTCCAAAAAGTTTCCCAGCTAAATTCTGATGGAAATATACTACCTATAGAAATAAAACCCCCTAACCCTTTGTAAGCACCTGTGCTAGGGTTAAATATTTTTTTCATTTGCTTAACGTAGTTTGTTACAGTAGTCCATGCTTTTACTGTTCCTGCAGGAATAGCTTCACCAAAAGAATAAGATTTTTCTGCTAATTGGTAATAACCTAATTTTTCTAAGTCTTTTAAAGATAACTGACCTAAGGCAACACCTAATTTACCTTTTTCTGTAACTTTTACAGGAACCGTTAAATTCTCTGTACCTCTTTTAATAGTAATATTAATTTCTTGCCCTTTATTTTTGTTTAGTTCAATTTTAGCTTGATCAAGGTAAGTTGTAGAAATACCATTGATTGAAGTAACTATATCTTTAGGTTGCAAATTGCTTTTAAGATTAGGTGAATCTTTAGATACTTGAGCTATTACAAAAGGATATCTTGGAGTTATAAAACTACCAGATTTTTTATCTCTATCAACAAGTTTTGAAATAAAATCGGTAGGAATTTCTTTATTAATAATAGTACCGTTTCTTTCAATAGAATAATTATTTCCATTAATAAATTCTAAAGTAAGCTCTCTAAATTTTCGAACAGTTTGTCCGTCAACAGAAAGTATCTTATCTCCTGTTTGTAAACCTAAATCTTTTCCTAATTGATCTTGAACCCAAACACCATCTTTTAGGTTTTCGTTTGGTAAAAATTTTTCACCATAAGCATACATTAAACAAATGTAAATAACGATACCTAATATAAAGTTTACAGTTACACCACCTAGCATAATTATTAAACGTTGCCATGCTGGTTTAGATCGAAACTCCCAAGGTTGTGCAGGCTTGTTTAATTGTTCGGTATCCATACTTTCATCAATCATTCCTGATATTTTTACATACCCTCCTAACGGAATCCAACCAATACCATAAACAGTATCACCTATTTTCTTTTTAAATATAGAAAACTTATAATCAAAGAATAAATAGAACTTTTCTACCTTAGTTTTAAAAATTTTTGCAGGAATAAAATGACCTAATTCGTGTAAAACAATTAAAAGCGATAAGCTTAAAATAAATTGTGATGCTTTTATTAAAATTTCCATAGAGATTTGTATCTAAATTTAAAATCGAACAAATGTACGTTTTTCAGTAGAGCTGTAAAAAGTTTACAGCATATATGCGGTTTGGTTTTAACAAAATTTTTATTTTTAGTTTAAATTAAACTTTTTTTTAGTCGTATTTTTACGAAAAAAATAAAAATGGACATACAGTTTTTTAAGAAATCGAAAAGTACGCTACTTTTTCTAATTGTATTTTGTGCTGTAGGAATTCCTGTTTTTTATCATTTAGTAAAAGTCGAAGAAAAATTACCAATTTATAATCCAGCAGATATAAATCCTCGATTGGTAGATATATCAGTAAGAGCAAAGACTAGAAACCATAAAATAGGAAATTTTAAATTAATTAATCAGAACGGAGAAACGATTACGAATGCTGATTATAAAGATAAAATTTATATAGCTGATTTCTTTTTTACGCGTTGTCAAACAATTTGTATTGTAATGGCATATAATATGAGTGAGTTACAAGAGCATTATAAAGATGATAATGATATTATGTTTTTATCACATTCTGTAACACCTGTTATGGACAGTGTACCTCAATTAAGAAAATATGCAGACTCTAAGGGTGTAATAGATGGTAAATGGAATGTTACTACAGGAGATAAAAAGCATATTTATAATTTAGCTCGTAAACATTATTTTGCTGTTTTAGATGAAGGTGATGGGGGAGAGAATGATTGGGTTCATACTGAAAATTTTGTTTTAATTGATAAGAAAGGACAAATTAGAGGTTCTTATGACGGAACAAAAAAAGAGAATATGCAAAAGATTATTGATGATATTACAATATTGAAAAAAGAATATCTAAAGTAATTTTTATAGCTGTAATAAAATAAAAAAGACCATTAGAAATTAATCTAAAGGTCTTTTTTTTTATGGTGTAGAATTTACGCTTTTATTTTATTTAAAATTAATTGGTCAATATCTTTATTCATCAGTTTTAATTCATTGAGAGATTCGTTTAGCTCTTTTAAGATTAAATGTTTGGTGTCTTCAAATGATGATTTTATAGTTGAAAACATCGATTTGTAGTAATGAATACCTTCATCTAAATTTTTTGAAAAACTAACCAAGTATTTTTCTTGCTTTTTATTCATTTCAGATGTTGTTTCATCTATTTTAGTTTTTAAATAATCTAAGTATAAACCTAGTTCTTTAACAAATACATTTGGTCTGTCTAATCTTTCAATTACGTTATTTTTTCCATAGATGTGTCCTACCATTTCAGACAAAGAAGTTTCTTTTGAGTAGTAAGCTATATTTGGACCAGGGCAAATAGAAACTCCTTCTCCTTCAACTTTTGTATCCATATCATTTACGACTAAAGCAGAAGTACCTAATCCAACACAAATACAAGATTTATCAACAATATTAGCATATTTTTTTTTGTATTCAATGTTTGAAAGCGTAGCTTTTTTATCCTCTAATTGTTTAATTTTTAAGTATTGATATTGTCGAGAAGCAGTACATATTGTTTTCTCAGAAAACTCACCATCTAAGGCTAGAAATTTTTTGGGACAAGAACTTCCAGGCCTTCCTTTGGCTACAAAAGCCAATTTTTGAATGTCTTTTGTATTACCTCTTAAGTTGTTAAAAGGTACACCTAAGGGTGATATATTACTTAAAAACAAATCTTTTTCTTTTGCTTTTTGTAATTGTTTTAATGTGTTGTTGTCAACAGTTGTTGCTTCAGGAACTAATAAGAAAGGACTTCCCCAGCCTACAGAGTCAAGACCATAATTACTTATTAAAAACTCTTGTTCTTCAGCAGTTCCAACACCTCCTTGTGCGGTAACTTTTATGGCTAATGTTTTTGTGGGAATGGTTTTACCTTTTGCTTCTAAAGCATTTACTAAAAGACCATATACTGAATTTATTAATTCGTTTCTATTTTTCTTAAACTCCTCTAAAATAGGTCCCATTAAAAAACCTTCAGTAGCAAAAGCATGTCCACCACAGTTTAAGCCAGATTCAATTCTGTATTCAGAAACCCAAATACCTTTTTTAGCTAAAAATTTACCTTGAATTAAAGCAGAACGATAATCACTAACTTTAATCACTACTTTTTTCTTAATCACTCCGTTTAAATCAGGAAAGAAATCGTTAAATTTTTCTAAGTAAGTAAATAAACGAGGATTCATACCTGCAGAAAACACCATTGATGAATTTAAGTTGCTATTTGCAAAACCTCTTAAGGCTGCATGTGCATCGTTAAACTCAATAGGTAAAGTTTCTTTTTTGTTGGCAGGATTATAGTTAACCTTATCTAATTTAGTCATGATATTAACATTAATATCACCTAATGATAAATTGTCGTGTAACCACTTTTTAATTTCTGAAACATCAGTTATTCTATCAGTCAACTTTATAAAATCTTGTTTTAAAGTTGAAGAATCGGGTAACATGCTAAAGTATTTTTTTAGTTCGTTACTTTTTTCTATTGATGCATTTTTAATGTTTTCTAGTTTTTTCTCTGCAACTTGTTTCATTAAGTTCAGATAAGAAGTAATTCTTTTAGCTCTAGAATCTTCTTCTTTTTCACCTATTTCTGTATAAGGTAGTTTGAATTTATTTGAATACATTTTACGCATCTTTTCAAGAAGTATATCATCACTTATAAAAATAACTGAATCAATTCCGTACTGTGCGACTTTTATTGGTGTATCAATAGTAAACCCAATTCCCATTACCGGAATGTGAAATGAATGTCCTTTTTTCATTTTATATCTAATTAAGCTGTAAACTTAATTAGATATAAAATGAAAAAAGCTAATCTATATCATGTTTTAATAAGAATTAATGTTTACAAAATTGAAATTTTAATTACTGATTTTTAGTAACGTAAGAGGTCGTCAATTTAGTAATCATTAATTTTTTTCTTCAAAACATCAATTTGTAAATCATAGTCATTATAATTAACTAATAAAGATTCTGATTTAGAAATTGATGTTTTGGCTTTATCAATCCAACCATAATCTAAGTACATTTTTGAAAGACCTAGATAAGATATAGCAATTAAAAAGTCAATTTCTGATTTTTCAATTATATGATTATAAAGTTTTTCAGCTTTTTTATCTTCACCTAAAATTCCATATGCTTTACCAAGACTTAAAATAGATGGATAGTAAGTAGAATCAGATAATAATATAGATTTATTGTAATAAGTTATAGCTTTTGGGAATTTTTTTAAGATCAGTTCTAAGTTACCTAAATTATGCAAAGTAATACTGTTTTTAGGATTAATAGATAAGTCTTTTAAAAGAGCAACTTTCAAATCCTTATAATTCTTATCTATAATTAAATTTATATTCTTTTTAGTTAAATCTTTTTCATTAAAATCAGAACTAATCAAAACAATATTTTCTTTATTAACTCTATAGTATTGAATTAAAGGATCATCGTTTACAGTAATAAGGATAGGCTTCTTTTTCTTACAAGAAAAAATTAAAGATATTATTAGAATAAAAATTGTATTTTTTAGCATAATATTAGTTGTAAATCAGTATCAATTTACTTTTTATCCCCCTCTTGATCAAAGTTCTTGTTAATTTCTTGTTCTGTTTTAATCACAGAAACAGCTAAAGATAATAGCATAATTGCCATTGGTTGCCAGCTTAAGCTTTTAGAAATGTATGCTAGGAATAAAGTAGCAATAAATGAAATAGATGAATATCTTAAAAACTGTTTGGTGAAAAAATTGTTTGCAAACTTCCAAATAGTATCATTCTTTATAGTTTTGTTAGTACGATAGCCATAAATAGGGTTTATTTTTTTAGGAGGAAAAAAGTAAAAAATAACACTGAATAAAAAAAGAAATCCGTTTACAGAAAGTACGTAATAATATGGGTTCATTAGTTTAGTTTTTAATAGAAGTTATAATTCCTTTCAAAAGAGTATTCATGTCGGCATTTTTGGTAAGACCTGTGCGTACGATTACTAAATTTTGATTTGGTAAAATAAAAACATTTTGACCTTTATAACCATTAAAAGAGTACATGTTTTTAGGAGCATCAGGATGTTTGCCTCCGGCATTTAGCCAAATTTGTGCTCCGTATGAATTATTAGATGTTGGAGTAGGAGTAGTAGCGTAATTTACCCAATCTTTATCAAAAAGATGTTCACCATTCCACTCACCATTTTGTAAATATAAAAGACCAAGCTTAGCCCAATCTCTTGTAGTTGCCCATCCGTAAGAAGAACCAATAAAGTTCCCACTCATGTCAGTTTCTATAACCATAGAGTTCATTCCTATTTTATCGATAAGGGCACTATACCAAAAGTCAAGATACTCTTGATGCGTATTAAATTGCTTACGGATAATACCAGAAAGTAAATTTGTGGTTCCCGATGAATAGTTCCATGTTTGGTTGGCTTTTCCTATTAAAGGTTTTCCTATTTGAGTTTTAGTCATGTCTTTTTCAAGAAACAACATCTTTGTAACATCAGAAATAGTATTATAATCTTCAAGCCATTCTAAACCTGAATTCATTTGTAATAAATTATGTGTCGTAATGTTTTTACGTTCATCGTTTTTCCATTCATCAAACAGATTAGCAGATGTAACATTCATTTTACCTTTGCATTGTAAAATACCAATAATGGTACTCGTAATACTTTTGGTCATAGACCAACCTAATTGTTTCGAATTTTTGTTAAATCCAGTATCATATTTTTCAGCGATAATTTTACCCTTATAAAGAACTAAAACAGATCTAGTTTTATTTCTATCATTAAAAATAGTATCAATAGTTTCGTTTAGTTTTTTATAATCAATATTTGAGAATAGTGTATCTTTTTGATCAGCATTTCCATACGGAAAAGAAGTTGTGTTATCTGGCTTCGTACGTTTAGGTGTTAATGGCTTATTTGAAGAATCGTATTCATCATTAATTAACACAGCACCTAAACCTTCTCTGTAAATAGCTTTTCTTTTTAATAAACCAAAAACTGATCCTGTCGCTGATTTTTGTTGCTCATTAATTTCATCAGAAGTTAAATTAATAGGAGAAAAATCATTGTCATTATTATCT
This genomic stretch from Tenacibaculum sp. Bg11-29 harbors:
- a CDS encoding SdpI family protein encodes the protein MNPYYYVLSVNGFLFLFSVIFYFFPPKKINPIYGYRTNKTIKNDTIWKFANNFFTKQFLRYSSISFIATLFLAYISKSLSWQPMAIMLLSLAVSVIKTEQEINKNFDQEGDKK
- a CDS encoding SCO family protein — its product is MDIQFFKKSKSTLLFLIVFCAVGIPVFYHLVKVEEKLPIYNPADINPRLVDISVRAKTRNHKIGNFKLINQNGETITNADYKDKIYIADFFFTRCQTICIVMAYNMSELQEHYKDDNDIMFLSHSVTPVMDSVPQLRKYADSKGVIDGKWNVTTGDKKHIYNLARKHYFAVLDEGDGGENDWVHTENFVLIDKKGQIRGSYDGTKKENMQKIIDDITILKKEYLK
- a CDS encoding tetratricopeptide repeat protein yields the protein MLKNTIFILIISLIFSCKKKKPILITVNDDPLIQYYRVNKENIVLISSDFNEKDLTKKNINLIIDKNYKDLKVALLKDLSINPKNSITLHNLGNLELILKKFPKAITYYNKSILLSDSTYYPSILSLGKAYGILGEDKKAEKLYNHIIEKSEIDFLIAISYLGLSKMYLDYGWIDKAKTSISKSESLLVNYNDYDLQIDVLKKKINDY
- the rseP gene encoding RIP metalloprotease RseP, giving the protein MEILIKASQFILSLSLLIVLHELGHFIPAKIFKTKVEKFYLFFDYKFSIFKKKIGDTVYGIGWIPLGGYVKISGMIDESMDTEQLNKPAQPWEFRSKPAWQRLIIMLGGVTVNFILGIVIYICLMYAYGEKFLPNENLKDGVWVQDQLGKDLGLQTGDKILSVDGQTVRKFRELTLEFINGNNYSIERNGTIINKEIPTDFISKLVDRDKKSGSFITPRYPFVIAQVSKDSPNLKSNLQPKDIVTSINGISTTYLDQAKIELNKNKGQEINITIKRGTENLTVPVKVTEKGKLGVALGQLSLKDLEKLGYYQLAEKSYSFGEAIPAGTVKAWTTVTNYVKQMKKIFNPSTGAYKGLGGFISIGSIFPSEFSWETFWNITAFLSIMLGVMNLLPIPALDGGHVVFTLWEMITGKKPGDKFLEYAQITGFILLITLLLFANGNDIFRTFFK
- a CDS encoding serine hydrolase, with the protein product MKIVKRILLLILIILAVAVYYNYSKLNILAGYSAKNTASSVFLANRSLEFTDNNDNDFSPINLTSDEINEQQKSATGSVFGLLKRKAIYREGLGAVLINDEYDSSNKPLTPKRTKPDNTTSFPYGNADQKDTLFSNIDYKKLNETIDTIFNDRNKTRSVLVLYKGKIIAEKYDTGFNKNSKQLGWSMTKSITSTIIGILQCKGKMNVTSANLFDEWKNDERKNITTHNLLQMNSGLEWLEDYNTISDVTKMLFLEKDMTKTQIGKPLIGKANQTWNYSSGTTNLLSGIIRKQFNTHQEYLDFWYSALIDKIGMNSMVIETDMSGNFIGSSYGWATTRDWAKLGLLYLQNGEWNGEHLFDKDWVNYATTPTPTSNNSYGAQIWLNAGGKHPDAPKNMYSFNGYKGQNVFILPNQNLVIVRTGLTKNADMNTLLKGIITSIKN